The genomic region GGTATCCCTCAATGATCGTCAGAGTCAGCCCTTCCGGCAGCGAATCCGCGGCGCGGGCGATCATTTCGGCGACGCTCTTGCGGACGTGCGGCGTGCATTTCATCTCGGTGAAGTACGGATGCTTCTCGGCGAACGCGACACGCGATGAAAGGGTCCTCGGGTCCACGAGGGGCTCCCCATTATCGATAATCGGGACGGCTCGCAGTTTCGTCAGCGGCTCTCCAAAAGAACGGGCCATCGGTAAAGTATCTCCCTAAAACGCGAACTGATACGAGAGATCCACTTCGCGGCGGCGCACATATGTCCCTTGATCGCCTTCGCCGACAGGCGTCAGGCCGGTGTCCGGGGGATAGCCCGGCTGGCCGGGCGCGAAAGGAAAGGGATTTTGCTTGTAATCATAGTAGCCGACGATGAACGCGCTCGACGGGGTGCTGTCGTATCGGACGCGCGCGCCGAAGGCGCTGGCCTGGGGCGCGGGGAAGGAGTTGTGCGGACGCCGGCGCTCCCGCCCTTCCACGGTGGCCGTAATGCGGCCGGCGAACTTTTGCGTGACCCCTAAATAAATCTCGCTGGAGTTTGGCCCGGATGGAAGTCCCATCCAGTTGTGTGTCCCATTCTGCCAGATCGCCTTATCGCTTTGAAACGCGTAGGTCGTCGGGTCGGCGTATGTGTACTCCAGCGTGACGGACGGTCCCTGGGGGATTTTGAACGCGGAGCCGACCAGATAGGAGATCTTTCGCGGCACGACCTTGGTGGTGCTGCCGAACGGCGACCGCAGGTCATCAATGAAGAACTGGCCGTAGATACGATCGTCGGGGCTGGGCGTATAGGCGGCCCCGAGGTTGACCGTGTAGTTAAACTCGCGGTCAATGTTCTTGAGCCGGGCGCCGGGGATAAGTTTATCAAGGCTCAATGCCTGAGAATTCAGCGGCAGCGGCGTCGCCCAGAGCGCGCCCGCGCTCGTCGTCTTGAACGCTTCCTGCACGTCGGCGTTCCATTGGCGGCTGAAGCGGTATTCGATGCGGCGCGTTTCCAGATATTTCGTCGCGCCATACTCTTTGAAAAAGCCGGCGGTCTGCGTATAGAGATAATTTCTTCCCAGGCGGGAGCCCAGGCTGAAGGGAAAGCGCAGGCGGATCTGATCGTATGGCGGCGCGTTATCCGACATTAACGTCGCGCCCCGCGTTCCCGGCCCCCACGCATTGTAGAAGCGTCCGGCGCGCAGCTCCAGGCCATGCGATCCTTTCCATGCGACATACGCTTCATTGACGGGAGTGAAGGAGTGATCGCCCACGTCGTTGTTCAGATCGCGGCGCCACTCTTTGGGCCAGTCGGAGAGGGACACGGCGTACTGGAGCCTGGGATTGTAGGTTCCCAGCGCCGTGACGCGATAGACGCCCTGAGCGCCAATGCCGCTGTCCGAGGAGCCGCCCGTCTTGATCCGATACTCCGGCTGCACGAAACCGCCAATCGATGCGCCGCTTTTGTCCAGAGCGCTGGAAAGCGCGCCCATATCCACGCCATCCGCATCCAATTCCGGGGAGAGATCGGACGCGGCGGCGCGCAGGGACACCAGTATCGCTTCGGACGGATTGGCCGTCTCCAGATCCGGCAGCGCGCCTTCCAGGATCAGGGCGAGCTGCTGTCGGGTGTAGACGCCGTCTCCCGAAAAATCGGCGGCGGAGTAGCCCGGCAGCGCGTTCAGCAGCGCCATCTTGGCGAAGGCGTCATTCAAAACGCTGCCGCGCGGGACGATATCGGACGAAGCGCTCCAGCCCGGCGCAGCGATCAGTGAGAGACAGAGCAGCGGCGCCGCATTGCGCACGGCGCGGGCCGCCGGCGACCGGCGGCGAGCGGCTTGTGACAGGGTTTTCAGAACAATTCTCCTTCGGCAAACTTACCGCCGAATGGCGTGTCGGTTTAAGAAGCGACCGCGTGTGTGATATTGGCGAACTCGCCTTTGAGGGCGGGGTAAAGCGATCGGTAGATTCCATTGAACCGAACATAACGCTCGTGCGCCGCCGGATCCGGCGCGCACTTGTCGACCGTTTTGATCGCGGCCGTACAGGCGTCCGCCACCGTGGCGTACGCGCCCGTTCCCACGGCGGCGAGCAGCGCGGCGCCCAGCGCGGGGCCTTCATCGACCGCCAGCGTATGATGGGCGTAGCCCGTCACGTCGGTATGGATCTGACGCCAGACGGGCGACTTCGCGCCGCCGCCGGACGTGCGCACTTCGGAGATCGCCACGCCCATGTCCTGGAAGATCAAGAAGGTGTCGTTCAAAGCAAACGCGACGCCTTCCAGCACGGCGCGCGCGAAGTGCGCCCGCGTATGCCGCAGCGTCAGGCCGACAAACGCGCCGCGCGCATCCGGGTCGGGATGCGGGGTGCGCTCGCCCGTCAAATACGGCAGGAAGATCAAGCCCTCTGAGCCCGCCTCCACGCCGGCCGCTTCGTCGGCGATCCGCGCGTAGACATCCTGACCGGCGGCGCTGGCCGCCAGTGTTTCGGGACCGTAGAAAGTATCGCGCAGCCAGCGCAGGCTGCCGCCGGCGGAGAGCACGACTCCCATCGTATGCCACTTGCCGGGGACGGCGTGGCAGAAGCTATGGACGCGCAGGCCCGGGTCGGCGGCCGGAGTATCCGAAAACGCGAACACGACGCCGCTGGTGCCGACAGTGCTGCTGACAATTCCCGTCTCCACGATACCGCTGCCCACGGCGCCCGCCGCCTGATCGCCGCCGCCGCCGACGACCGGAGTGCCGATCGCCAGCCCGGTGGCGCCGGCCGCCTCGGCGTTGATATGTCCGGTCACTTCGATGCTTTCCGCCGATTCCGGCATCCAGGACGCCGGGATTCCCGCCGCCTCCAGCATCTCCAGCGACCAGCGGCGGTTGGCGACATCGAACAGCGCGGTGCCGCTCGCGTCGGAGACTTCCGTCGCGTGGACGCCCGTCAATTTCAGGCGAATATAGTCTTTGGGAAGCAGCACCTTGGCGACGCGCGCATAGACCTCGGGCTCATGGTTTCGCAGCCAGACGATCTTCGGCGCGGTAAATCCGGTGAGCACGGGATTGCCGATCAAGCGCGGCAAATTCTCCCGGCCCGCCTGCTCCGTGATCCAATCGCACTCGGCTTGCGTGCGCTGATCGCACCACAGGATGGCGGGGCGCAGAACGTTGTCGTCCTTGTCCAGAAAGACCGAACCGTGCATCTGTCCGCTGAGGCCGACGCCGGCGATTTCCGATGCGGCGACGCCGGACTTCGCGAGTATGTCGCGAACGCCCAGAACAACGGCGTCCCACCAATCGGAGGGGTTCTGCTCGGCCCATTGGGGCGCGGGAGTCAGGAGGGGATAACCGAACGTGGCGGACGCCACCGGGCGTCCGGCGACATCCACGAGGAGCGTCTTCGTCCCACTCGTGCCGATGTCGATACCAAGATAATAAGACATATTCGCCGTGTTTCCGTTTCAGAAAGGAGGATTAAGTAGAGCAAACGAACATGACGGGAAGCTGCGGACATTACATCAGGGCTCGGACCCAGTCCATCACCACGCGTCCGGCTTCCAGATGGCGCACCGCGATCTCGCGGTCATACATCTGCGCGGGAACGCCCTCGGCGGCCTCCACCGTGCGCGCCGTCAGGAAGTCCGCGTTCAGCTCCGCCGCCGCGTTCATGACTTCCAGAGGGGCGTGCAGGGCGTTGGCGCTCTGGATAATATTGTGTCCGCGCGGGTTTTTCTGAAGACGCAGGATGCAGGCGGCGCGGAGGCATTTTTCGGCGGTCTGCTGCGCGAAAAACACGGCGGCGTAGTAGATCCCCGCATCATGAAGCGTGACGGCGGTGGCGTAATCCGACTTGGCCTGAGCCCAATTGTTCTGGGCCGTCGACCGCTCGATCAGCCATGCGTCCTGGTCCTTCTCATCCGGCATTATGCTATCCCTGTGTTTGTTCGGCGTCTAAAATAGAGCGCCGGGCCGTTCCCTGGCGCTTCCCATCACGATTAAGATAATTTCTGCATCCCAAGCCTTGTTTCCTTCTGATATTCCCATGATTGGGCAGTTCTAATATAGCGCTGTCACTCCACTGTAAATTTCGGTGCGTCGAGAATGAATCATCGGACGACAAGGTGAAAAAGGCGTGGTGAAACGGAAACGAATCCGCTTGCTCACCAGAGGATCGGGAACAAGCGTTTCCCAAAATCCACCCCACCCGTTCTGGGTATTACCGAAGGAATACGGCGCTCTCACATGGAACATTCCGGGGCGCGTTGTCGTATACTAACCAGTCATTGATTTACGGAGGCCGGAGCGGATGACAGACTCTCCCGAAGGCGCTCATACACCCAAAGCCGGGGACGCAAGAACGCCGCGCGCCGGCGACCACGCGCCCGATCTCGCGCTGACTTCGACCGAAGGCGGCTCCGTTCGCCTTTCGGAGTTTTGGGCGCGCCGGCCAATCGTCGTGGTGTTTCTTCGTCACTACGGCTGCACGTTCTGCCGCGAACAGGCGGCCTGGCTGCGCCGTGATTACTCCCAGTTTCGCGCCGCCGGCGCCGAAGTCGTCTGTATCGGCCAGGGCGATCCGAAGACCGGCAAGGCGTTCCAGATCTTTCTCGACCTGCCCTACCCGCTTCTCGTCTGCGGCGACGATCTGACGGCGTTCCAGACGTACGGACTTGGACGCGGGACGTTCGGTCAGCTATTTGGATGGCGCTCCTGGGTTCGCGGCGCGATCGCGACGCTGCGCGGCCATATCATCGGCCGGCTTTCCGGCGACGGGTTTCAAATGCCCGGAACGTTTATTATCGACACCCAGGGCATCGTTCGCTTCGCGCATCGGCACGCCGACGCGACGGACAATCCCGGCAATGACATCTTGCTTCGCGAACTGGCGAAGCTCGGGGCCACCAGCGCCATCTCACCCACACCACGATAAAGGATATCCTCAACATGCGTATTCACTGGCCCTTGGGCATGACGGCAATTCTTGTCGCCGCCGTCGGCGCGACCGCCGCAACACACCACGCTCCGATGAAAGCAAAGGCGTCCACGAACGCCAAGCAGATCGCCGCCGGCAAGGCCTTGATCTCCAAGGACCAATGCAATGGCTGTCACAGCGCCGACCTCAAGGGCAAGCCCGGCTTCTCCCCGAGCATCCGCTGGTCGAGCCTGTCGAAGACGTACAACGAGAAGACTTTCGCGCGCGTGATGGACACCGGCGTGACTCAGAGCGGCTCCATGGTCAAGAAGCCAATGCCCGTT from Capsulimonas corticalis harbors:
- a CDS encoding capsule assembly Wzi family protein gives rise to the protein MRNAAPLLCLSLIAAPGWSASSDIVPRGSVLNDAFAKMALLNALPGYSAADFSGDGVYTRQQLALILEGALPDLETANPSEAILVSLRAAASDLSPELDADGVDMGALSSALDKSGASIGGFVQPEYRIKTGGSSDSGIGAQGVYRVTALGTYNPRLQYAVSLSDWPKEWRRDLNNDVGDHSFTPVNEAYVAWKGSHGLELRAGRFYNAWGPGTRGATLMSDNAPPYDQIRLRFPFSLGSRLGRNYLYTQTAGFFKEYGATKYLETRRIEYRFSRQWNADVQEAFKTTSAGALWATPLPLNSQALSLDKLIPGARLKNIDREFNYTVNLGAAYTPSPDDRIYGQFFIDDLRSPFGSTTKVVPRKISYLVGSAFKIPQGPSVTLEYTYADPTTYAFQSDKAIWQNGTHNWMGLPSGPNSSEIYLGVTQKFAGRITATVEGRERRRPHNSFPAPQASAFGARVRYDSTPSSAFIVGYYDYKQNPFPFAPGQPGYPPDTGLTPVGEGDQGTYVRRREVDLSYQFAF
- the xylB gene encoding xylulokinase; its protein translation is MSYYLGIDIGTSGTKTLLVDVAGRPVASATFGYPLLTPAPQWAEQNPSDWWDAVVLGVRDILAKSGVAASEIAGVGLSGQMHGSVFLDKDDNVLRPAILWCDQRTQAECDWITEQAGRENLPRLIGNPVLTGFTAPKIVWLRNHEPEVYARVAKVLLPKDYIRLKLTGVHATEVSDASGTALFDVANRRWSLEMLEAAGIPASWMPESAESIEVTGHINAEAAGATGLAIGTPVVGGGGDQAAGAVGSGIVETGIVSSTVGTSGVVFAFSDTPAADPGLRVHSFCHAVPGKWHTMGVVLSAGGSLRWLRDTFYGPETLAASAAGQDVYARIADEAAGVEAGSEGLIFLPYLTGERTPHPDPDARGAFVGLTLRHTRAHFARAVLEGVAFALNDTFLIFQDMGVAISEVRTSGGGAKSPVWRQIHTDVTGYAHHTLAVDEGPALGAALLAAVGTGAYATVADACTAAIKTVDKCAPDPAAHERYVRFNGIYRSLYPALKGEFANITHAVAS
- a CDS encoding HEPN domain-containing protein; protein product: MPDEKDQDAWLIERSTAQNNWAQAKSDYATAVTLHDAGIYYAAVFFAQQTAEKCLRAACILRLQKNPRGHNIIQSANALHAPLEVMNAAAELNADFLTARTVEAAEGVPAQMYDREIAVRHLEAGRVVMDWVRALM
- a CDS encoding peroxiredoxin-like family protein, which produces MTDSPEGAHTPKAGDARTPRAGDHAPDLALTSTEGGSVRLSEFWARRPIVVVFLRHYGCTFCREQAAWLRRDYSQFRAAGAEVVCIGQGDPKTGKAFQIFLDLPYPLLVCGDDLTAFQTYGLGRGTFGQLFGWRSWVRGAIATLRGHIIGRLSGDGFQMPGTFIIDTQGIVRFAHRHADATDNPGNDILLRELAKLGATSAISPTPR
- a CDS encoding c-type cytochrome — encoded protein: MRIHWPLGMTAILVAAVGATAATHHAPMKAKASTNAKQIAAGKALISKDQCNGCHSADLKGKPGFSPSIRWSSLSKTYNEKTFARVMDTGVTQSGSMVKKPMPVYHLKAAESAALVAYLKTQK